Sequence from the bacterium genome:
CACTCAACGTGCGGGTCTGCCAGAGCTAAGCGCCAGGAGGCAGGCGATCTGGCCGCGCCGCATCGACAGGGTCAGCAGGAGCGCGCTGAGTAGACACGCCGGCATGTCGCCGCGCGCCGGGTCGAGTGCTTCGTCCGGCAGAGCAGCGATGTAGTCGTCGGTCGAAGCGTACACCGCCCGGGCATAGGATCGTAGCTTGGCCTCGTCGAGCCGCACCCGGCGCGCCCAGGCGCACCAGTCGGTCGTCTCGACGAGCGGTGGCATTTCGCTGAGGCCAGTGCGGCCGACCCAGGTGGAGAGCGCGAGCGGCTTCGCCGTAGCGAGCACGCCGTTGACGCCCAGGTCCTCGCACAGCACGACTTGTGCATAGCAG
This genomic interval carries:
- a CDS encoding DinB family protein, which translates into the protein MNSLVDLSARGLLRWQFRLAHDLLDAAIERLSTEALHRYPPGLAPPAGACYAQVVLCEDLGVNGVLATAKPLALSTWVGRTGLSEMPPLVETTDWCAWARRVRLDEAKLRSYARAVYASTDDYIAALPDEALDPARGDMPACLLSALLLTLSMRRGQIACLLALSSGRPAR